In the Nicotiana tabacum cultivar K326 chromosome 16, ASM71507v2, whole genome shotgun sequence genome, one interval contains:
- the LOC142170435 gene encoding uncharacterized protein LOC142170435, which translates to MLCHILKLVLPDLISDNQSAFVVRRSIVQNILISQDIVRLYNRKATTKSCLIKIDLKKAYDTVEWGFVEEMLYAMNFPMKFIKWVMSCITTTQYSIEWGIVWKYSGQTWTEAGGSNISTYLCHMHRIFFQNNEEGNLPVSFADAKRTSVISRASGLCTNAGKSCIFSANMEQQCLVDLCDITGYQKGSLPFKYLGIPMSTEKLIGIECEILVDKMTTKIKTWGSMHLSYAGRVQLINSVLIHVHTYWASIFLLPKAVMKQITIICRNFLWEGKKEAKTRSVWNVETQSAQLKAALSRHQPIDLLTTRIVPGDLS; encoded by the exons ATGCTTTGTCACATTCTCAAACTAGTCCTCCCAGATCTAATATCTGACAATCAAAGTGCATTTGTAGTTAGGAGAAGTATTGTGCAGAACATTCTTATCTCTCAAGATATAGTAAGATTATACAACAGGAAAGCCACCACCAAGAGTTGCTTGATTAAAATTGATCTCAAGAAAGCATATGATACAGTAGAATGGGGGTTTGTGGAGGAAATGCTATATGCTATGAACTTTCCTATGAAGTTTATTAAATGGGTGATGAGCTGCATAACTACAACACAATATAGCATTGAATGGGGAATTGTTTGGAAATATTCAGGGCAAACGTGGACCGAGGCAGGGGGATCCAATATCTCCACTTATCTTTGTCATATGCATagaatatttttccaaaataatgaAGAGGG GAACCTACCAGTCAGTTTTGCAGATGCTAAGAGGACTTCAGTTATCTCAAGGGCTTCAGGACTATGCACAAATGCAGGGAAGTCTTGCATTTTCAGTGCCAATATGGAACAACAATGCCTGGTGGATTTATGTGACATAACAGGATACCAAAAGGGGTCTTTACCATTCAAGTATTTGGGTATCCCAATGTCAACTGAAAAGCTCATAGGCATAGAATGTGAGATATTGGTAGACAAGATgacaacaaaaattaaaacatGGGGATCAATGCACCTATCATATGCAGGTCGAGTGCAACTTATCAACTCAGTACTAATACATGTTCACACGTATTGGGCTTCCATTTTCCTCTTACCTAAAGCAGTGATGAAACAGATTACAATAATTTGTAGGAATTTTCTATGGGAAGGGAAGAAG GAGGCGAAGACACGTTCAGTTTGGAACGTAGAAACTCAAAGCGCGCAGCTGAAAGCGGCTTTGTCAAGACATCAGCCAATTGATCTTTTGACGACAAGAATTGTACCAGGAGATCTTTCTTAG